The DNA window CCCCGATAAACTGATCGTTACAGGTCACACCATCACCTTTACCCTGCCTGGAGTTGCACCAGGAAAACTTGCTCAAGGCAACGGCTGGCTTGACATCGATACGGGTGCCTATCACCAGAAAAGTGGCTGGTTGACAGGCTTGGATCTCACGAACAACTTGGTTTATCAAGTCAATGTGGCGCGGCGTCGCGTTCGCAAACTACCCCTGAAAGAAGCAGTGACGCAAATCGATCCATCCCAGGTAAGTCGGATGCGCCGCCAAATGCTCAAACCTTAAGTCAGGGCGCGAATTTTCGCTTTATAAGCCTGCTTATCCAACCCATCACCGACGTTGGCATCTTCCGGGTCAATGGCACGTTCCAAAGCTTTTATCCGATCCGAGGTTGCCGGATGGGTACTTAAGAATGTAGGCACCGAATTTGCCCTGAGCAGCTTTTCCATGAAAGCCACCATTCCAGAGGGAGCATAGCCTGCCCTAATCATGGTTTGCAGTCCCTTTTGATCCGCCTCGAATTCATCTTGCCGACTGTTCGGACGCCGTAGAGCCAAATCCACGCCAATTTGAACGGCTAGGTTACGATCCAACCCCGCTGCTGCCGCTACGCCGCGAGCTAGCGCACTTTTTCGCATCTGCTCAATTGCATGACGACCGGCAATATGACCGATTTCGTGACTCATGACACTCGCTAGCTGAGCTTCATTATCTGCTGCTGTGAGCAAGCCAGTGTTGACGTAGACAAAGCCTCCCATTGTCGCAAAGGCATTGAGACCCTTATCGTTAACGACTTGAAACGTATAAGGAATATCAGGGCGATCGCTCTTCGCCACCAACCGCTGACCAATCTCTTCAACGTAGCGAACGATTTGCGGATTGCGATACAGCCGAATCTCCCGACTGACCAGCTGGTTATTAATTGCCCGACCAATTTGGACTTCCTGTTTATCAGAAATACTCGACAGCTGAATTACCTGAACGCCGCGCAAAATCAAGTCAAACAACGAGATCGCTTGCCCAGGCTGAGGCAAACCGACACAAATAAACAGCGCCACTACAGATGAGAGGAACGGATAGAACCAGCGGCGGGAGGAACGACGAGAAAAAAATGACAAGGGGTTCAACTTCATAGCGAATACGAGTGATAATCAAATCGACAGTTGCGATCGGCGACCAGTCTTGACAATTTCAACACTCCCTACCCTGAAAGCAGGCGAGGCAACACTACATTTTTTAAGTCACAATTTCGGGTTCTTGTTCTTCTTCCCAAGCATCAGCCCAGAGAAAGAGAATCTTATAGAATGCGATCGCTCCGCGTAAATGTGACAACAACTTTCATTAGTCTGAAACAAACAGACGTGATTTGAGAATTCTAAGTTGCAGCTTCAACCGCAATCGAGATATTTTGCGATCGCTCAAGCCTGGGCAGAGCCTCAAACTAAGATCGATCCCCGTACAATACTGATTCGGTACTCCTGAAAATTTAGCCATTTTTCATCACTAGATTCGGTGAATGTCCTGATGAACTGGAGGACAAGTTTACCGAAAATTTAAATAGAATCCTGTGCCCCGATAACCAGATGCAAGCTCAAAGCCTCTCCCTAACGATCGCTCAATTAGTCGAGCAATTATTAACTACGCGCAGAATTACTCGCCATGACCAACAACGGCTGATGGCGGCGCTGTTATCGAAGACCGCTCTCAGCTCCGAAGAGCAGATCCAAGTCAACCGAGTATTTGACAGCCTGAAGCAAGGCTACATCCGTGTCGTAGACTAAGTTAGGCAGTCTTTTCAGGAAGGCTTTACAACCAGCCATCTGCCAGCACTCTCTAGGCTACACTCATGGTACTCTGACAAAAGACTGCCGGATTAAGTATCATCTACCTTGTGATTTGTAGAGTTAGAGGTTACTGAATCTCCCCAGTTTTTTAGCTAGAGCCAGGACAATTCTGCATGAAGATTTTGGATTCTCAAGGTCGCTTATTCGGCAAGGTGAGCATCTTAGATGTGGGTGCTGCCTTAGTGATTCTCTCAGTTATTGTAGGAATCTTCTTTTTTCCCGGCACTTCCGGTTCGGTTGCCCAAGTCGGCGTTACCACAAAACCCGTAGAAATGGATTTGATTGTCCGGGGTTTAAATGTGCGAGATCCCCAGGCTTTAATCGACCAGTTCCAGAAGGACAAAAAAACGAATATTATTATCCGCAATCAACCCGCCGGACAGATGGAGATTAAATCCATCAAGATCCTGCCCCGAAGCGTAACCGTCCCGCAACCGGATGGTTCTGTCAAAGCGCTCCCCGATCCTAGACCTGATTCTTTCAGTACCGATATGCTGATGACTTTCGGTACTAAAGCCCAAATCACAAAAGATGGGCCGGTTGTCGGCGGTACCAAACTCAAAATTGGCATTCCAGTAGAACTAGACGGCTCAGGTTATAACTTCAATTCCACAGTCATTGATATCCGGTTCCCAGACTAATCTTGCGGTAGAGAAACCCACTATTTTCTAAAATAATGGGTTTCTTTGACATTTCTAGTCCAGCAAGTCTAAAAATCGCCGGATGAAGCCGATTGTCACCGCAGGCAGTTCCAGTTGGGGCGTCAATCCCACATCATCAAGCGCCTGAAAAACTCGGACAGCTTGCGGATTTAAAGCTGCCAGCCGCCTGCCAACTTCCGGACCCGTAAACTCGGACTTTTCCCCCCACATTATGGCAGTAGGCGCGTTTAGCTGAGTGATGTACAGGGATAGATCGAAGCATAAATCTCCCCGAACAAAAGAGAGCGCTGCATATTCCGCATTGGGTTGTTGGGCAGATTGCAAATAAGCGTCTACGATTTCCTGATATACGCGACGGCTACGAGCAAATTGTCGCTGTTCTAAGAAACTACGGATGCCAACCTCCGTAGCAACGCCCGTGCTATAGAGCAAGCGATCCAGAATGGGCGTAGCAACGAGTTGGGCAAAGAAGCTACGGGTGTAATTTTCCCCAAAGTCAGACAGACCCGCCGGTGTGGTGAGAATCAGGGACTTAAAGAGATCGGGGCGAGCGATCGCAGCTCTAATTGTAAAAGCAGCCGTGAGAGAAGATGCCACGACGGGTACTGGCTCGTTACAAGTCTGCTCGATGAACTCAATAATTGTGTTGATGTAGTCATCTATCTGGTAATTGCGTGCGGGGTGGTCAGACCGACCCCAACCAATTAGGTCGGGTGCAATCACTCGATAATCGGTTGCAAAAGCTGGATAGACTTTCGACCATTCGTAGGCGGATGACCCACCACCAAAGCCATGTAGGAAAACCAACGTGGGCAGATTCTCTGACATGGCTGCATCCGCCGAGCGCCAAGGTGCCCCCTTGGGGGTGTAGTACACCACTCTTCCCAAGGAAGTGACAATCGATTGCATCTCAAAGCCGGGTGGCTGAATCATGAATAAACCTCATTGTTATCGCCACGAGCGCTCATTGTCGCGAATTGTTGAGTGTTAGAACGTCTGACTACTGGTTGATTCCTAACACCCAGTTTCAATCGGCGATGCTCAGTTGAGCTGGTGACTGATACTATTTTAGATTTTTGCTTTAGACTTTGAACGATGAAACGCTTGCATATAGGTGGTTTCAGAATTTCTCATCGGGTAGCGTCAGACCAAACGATCTAGCAGCAAATGCGCCCAGCCTAACTGGAGCAACGATCCTGTAATTTATCCGCAATTTAAAGAAACGATAAAACAACCGTCTTGAAATTAAAGATTTTGCAAATAGTTATCCCTAAAGGCAGATGTAAATTAAGGTAAAAATACATCAGCCGGTTGATAAGACTTTCCGCTATGCCAATCCAGCCGCTGGTTTTTTTCCGCCAAATTAGAAAAAATCAGAGATAATCCAAACGGTAGGGGGTGAAACCCCTCACCGGGTTTTTGCGTATTTAAGTAACAGGGTGTGTGCGATCGCGATGGCAATCGGTCATCAGCCAATGTTGATGACTGGAACATTTCTTCTAAAACTTCCCTCACAAGAAATTAAAAATGCGGAATTTTTTGCCTGAGGGAAGAAGCATTACTCGGAATCAGATCG is part of the Coleofasciculus sp. FACHB-T130 genome and encodes:
- a CDS encoding M48 family metallopeptidase, with protein sequence MKLNPLSFFSRRSSRRWFYPFLSSVVALFICVGLPQPGQAISLFDLILRGVQVIQLSSISDKQEVQIGRAINNQLVSREIRLYRNPQIVRYVEEIGQRLVAKSDRPDIPYTFQVVNDKGLNAFATMGGFVYVNTGLLTAADNEAQLASVMSHEIGHIAGRHAIEQMRKSALARGVAAAAGLDRNLAVQIGVDLALRRPNSRQDEFEADQKGLQTMIRAGYAPSGMVAFMEKLLRANSVPTFLSTHPATSDRIKALERAIDPEDANVGDGLDKQAYKAKIRALT
- a CDS encoding DUF4330 domain-containing protein — translated: MKILDSQGRLFGKVSILDVGAALVILSVIVGIFFFPGTSGSVAQVGVTTKPVEMDLIVRGLNVRDPQALIDQFQKDKKTNIIIRNQPAGQMEIKSIKILPRSVTVPQPDGSVKALPDPRPDSFSTDMLMTFGTKAQITKDGPVVGGTKLKIGIPVELDGSGYNFNSTVIDIRFPD
- a CDS encoding alpha/beta hydrolase — encoded protein: MIQPPGFEMQSIVTSLGRVVYYTPKGAPWRSADAAMSENLPTLVFLHGFGGGSSAYEWSKVYPAFATDYRVIAPDLIGWGRSDHPARNYQIDDYINTIIEFIEQTCNEPVPVVASSLTAAFTIRAAIARPDLFKSLILTTPAGLSDFGENYTRSFFAQLVATPILDRLLYSTGVATEVGIRSFLEQRQFARSRRVYQEIVDAYLQSAQQPNAEYAALSFVRGDLCFDLSLYITQLNAPTAIMWGEKSEFTGPEVGRRLAALNPQAVRVFQALDDVGLTPQLELPAVTIGFIRRFLDLLD